Genomic DNA from Cydia fagiglandana chromosome 19, ilCydFagi1.1, whole genome shotgun sequence:
CTTACCCGCGTTGACGAGTGGCGGTACATTTCTACGAAACTAAATGTTGCCGATTTAGCCACGCGGGACTCGTTTGATCTAGCCCTACAAAATGAGTGGTTCAAAGGTCCTTCTTTTTTATACGCTGACGAAAGTGAATGGCCTAAAGATATTATACCTACAAGTAACGAGGAGACAGGGGAATGCGTAGCAGTCGTCCAGGTGCGCGAGGAACCTGCATGCATTCCAGTGCCGGACCCACAGCGCTTCTCTTCGTGGCTTCGTCTCACCCGCGCCACGGCCACAGTGCTAAAGTTCATCGCCAGGTGCAAAGGCCAAGCGGCCGAGATCGACTGTGCTATGATGGAGCGTGCCGAGATATTTTTACTAAAACACGCGCAAAACGAGTCTTTTGGGGAAGACTTAGCCAGAATTAAGGCGCACGGGGCTTTACATCGCGCAAGTAAGCTATTAAAATTATCACCTATTTTAGATGAACATGACCTACTTCGCGTGGGCGGGCGCATTGACGCCGCATCAGATGTGCCTCTGGACGTCAAGAGACCCGTAATCCTGGACGGCCGTCATCAGGTAGCACGACTAATCGTCCGACATTACCATGTGAAAGCGGCCCATGGAAGTCAGGAGATGGTGGTTAACGAAATAAAGCAAAGGTATTGGGTAATTAAACTTAGACCTACTGTTAAACTCGTGACGTCAAGGTGCATGTTGTGCAGGATAATGAAGACCAGACCTCAGGTACCTCGCATGGGAGATCTGCCAGGGGCCAGAATAGAACACCATCAACGACCCTTTTTTCACTGTGGGTTGGACCTTTTTGGGCCAATGGAGGTCGCGGTGGGTCGCCGCAGAGAGAAAAGGTATGGTGTTCTATTCACATGCCTCACAGTACGGGCGATTCATATCGAGTTAGTTGCCTCCCTTACAACTGACTCACTTATCATGGCGTTGCGACgaatggcggcgcggcgcggctggCCGCGCCATCTGTACTCGGACAATGGAACTAATCTGAGGGGCGCCGACACAGAGCTGCGCCGGTCGATGGAGGCGCTAGACATGGACGTGCTAAAAGCTGAGGGGGTTAATAATAACATGGACTGGACTTTTATCCCCCCCGCCAGCCCCCATTGGGGTGGGGCGTGGGAGCGTTTAATACGCTCAGTAAAAACGGCTCTCAAAGTCGTTTTAAAAGAACGAGCACCAAGGGACGAAGTTTTGACCACATTTATGGCAGAAGTTGAGAACATGGTCAACGGTCGTCCATTGGTGCACGTGTCTGTCGATCCTGCTGACGGTGAGTCTCTTACGCCTAATCACTTCCTTTTAGGATCATCATCGCGACTCCCTCTTATAGGAGAGTTCGATGATTCTGATCTCAGCCTGAGGAAACTATGGCGGAAGGCGCAGAGGCTCGCTGACATGTTCTGGCAGAGGTGGCTAAGAGAAATCCTACCCACTCTCGTGCCCAGGACAAAATGGCTAGAGGAGCGGAAGCCGTTAAAGGTAGGAGATCTCGTTCTGATCGTGGATCCCAACTCTCCCCGTAATATGTGGCCGAAGGGGTTGATCACCCAGGTAATTCCTGGCGGAGACGGCCGCATCCGTTTAGTGGAGGTAAGGACGGCTACCGGGACTTACCGGCGATCCGCGGCTCGCATCGCTCCTATTCCCGTAAGTTTAGAGTGCTGAGTCAGCACTGGGGTGGGGAGTGTTAGCGATGCGCCCactatacaagtacttatacctatgtttacctatgtaactagatagttaagttttattttaaggaaACTTTGTCATATTAATTTAGATGCTAATGTCTAATACTTAAGGTTCAAAATTGTATGTCATATGTTATGCAAGTAATGTGCACTACGTTGCCATGCGCCGGCGGCAGTCCGCTGCTAGACGCGATCTATGTCACTCGACTGTATCCCCAAAAATCTAATTAAAGTTCAATGTTAAGTGTAACTTCGCATTTTCATTCCTCGTGCTAGTGCCTACCATCTAcagtcacgatcagcacagatatggccgctaggtggcgacagcgccacgcgcggcttatggcaaaccccaaaattggggtcgaacggatgtacttttagctacctgtagcaacgcgacgaaatcgcggagtgagccacgcctgctggtGCTAATAATGATGTTTAAGGCGAGCACACCGAGGCTTAGCGTTTTCACATTATCGGATGTCAGACACGACCAGTCGACCACAAAcaagtaaaaatttaaaaccggccaagtgcgagtcggactcgcgcacgaagggttccgaagCACGGGTGGAAGAAGAAGCGGAAAAAGAGTGGATACCATGCATTACGCAAAATACTTacagcaaaaaaatcacgtttgttgtatgggagccctacttaaatatttattttattatgtttactaTCACGATACAACGATTTTTAGACGGCATTGTTGCTTTGCCATGGGCCAAAGTTGGAAGCTTGGGCTCGCCATAAAATAAACAATGGAGATTAGGGTCTTAGGCATCAAAATCATTTGAAAAAATCCATAATGTACGCCTCCATGAGGCTTGGAGGCGTATATTATGGATTTTCTCAAATTCCCAATGCCTTCCCAATATTCATCTCAGGATTCCTCATAAATTTTAAATCATTACGTCACCGATGACGCCCCATGATCATGACagcccacactgtcaactgtCATTGTCAGCGCCGACGCAGCGCCCAAGATGGCGGCACAAGGTCCAATGACCCGTCACCTCGCCCAGAGGTCGACCGGCGACAAAACCTTTAcatttttgataaattaaacAAGTTTCTCCATACTGCAAAATTGTACCTAAGGTATTTGACCTTGTAATGATAACGACCaacgcttaaagtcgaaaatccaacaacgcttgataaaaagcgccttTTTTCACGCGCGTTGAAAAAtctctcgtgcgaatggggcctaaACTTTTCATAAACGGTAAATATGGTAGAAATTTCACAAGTATCAAGACCATAATaaggccagcgcaaaccggcggagcgtaGCGCAGATCACCGAGGAGCATTTACGCCGCGCAGCGCATACCGGCGAGGTAAAATCCCCGACATACCTCGAGCGCCCGTACAGTCCGGCGCTCGCGGTCGGCGCACCACGGAGCACTTCGGCGCAGgccgggggatgccgcggcatgccgccgcGTGTACTCTATCACAAGGGATTAGTGACTAGTATGCACGAGTTCTCCCCCGTCGCCACGGCGCTACTCCGGCTCACTTGAGAGGCCTCGGCGCATGCCGCGGGATGCCGCCGCCTACCGCCGCGGTATCCTCTGGCGTGCTCCTCGATGCCGCGgagtaacaatcctccgtgatgctcctgaaggtaattgaaatagggaagaaaatacattgataattttaaagtgatctgcgctgcgctccgccggtttgcgcaggcCTTTAATCCATGTTCTGTGGTGTTGTCACGTACTGATTTCTAAAAGCTACTTTTTATTTTGCGCTGCAGACTATCTGTGGTCTGACTATgctagcttctgcccgcgacttcgtctgcgtggaatgatgatgatcgataaaaactaccctatgtcctatcccgggcctcaaactatctccataccaaaagTGTGGAAGCGTCTATGTACGGTCAATGAATTTTATTTCAGTACCATTACGTACCTTGTCCTCCTGACTTGACATTAATGAGGTATGAGGTCCCTAGCAtaaactaggaatcctctagaccgagtttagagcaattatatcatgcaa
This window encodes:
- the LOC134674087 gene encoding uncharacterized protein LOC134674087, which encodes MTSLIFGANCAPFVAQFIKNKNAQRFESSFPAAVDAIVNSHYMDDYIDSLPDEATAIDMVRNVSDIHRAGGFEIRNWTSNSVAVLNSVPKETLGTAAVRFKVGQQHESERTLGLIWYPADDILGFDLSLKRIPSDVLEGENRPTKRLMLRVIMSIFDVLGFLAPFTIQGRIMLQEAWRLQVDWEDYIPDQIYLKWRKWVDLLKVIKDIRIPRWYCTAARNAVRDSQLATARAGEMQDCVDIEAEVPTSPPATHAPTHSATKGYDGVAASTCATTASSSKYSYYNNLQMHFFSDASTQAMSAVGYWRWEDNGTIYVAFIASKSRVMPVKQLTIPKAELQAALLSARLANAIGKEHKLTPIRRYFWCDSSTVIHWIRNKNRTYKAFEANRLGEIDDLTRVDEWRYISTKLNVADLATRDSFDLALQNEWFKGPSFLYADESEWPKDIIPTSNEETGECVAVVQVREEPACIPVPDPQRFSSWLRLTRATATVLKFIARCKGQAAEIDCAMMERAEIFLLKHAQNESFGEDLARIKAHGALHRASKLLKLSPILDEHDLLRVGGRIDAASDVPLDVKRPVILDGRHQVARLIVRHYHVKAAHGSQEMVVNEIKQRYWVIKLRPTVKLVTSRCMLCRIMKTRPQVPRMGDLPGARIEHHQRPFFHCGLDLFGPMEVAVGRRREKRYGVLFTCLTVRAIHIELVASLTTDSLIMALRRMAARRGWPRHLYSDNGTNLRGADTELRRSMEALDMDVLKAEGVNNNMDWTFIPPASPHWGGAWERLIRSVKTALKVVLKERAPRDEVLTTFMAEVENMVNGRPLVHVSVDPADGESLTPNHFLLGSSSRLPLIGEFDDSDLSLRKLWRKAQRLADMFWQRWLREILPTLVPRTKWLEERKPLKVGDLVLIVDPNSPRNMWPKGLITQVIPGGDGRIRLVEVRTATGTYRRSAARIAPIPVSLEC